The Streptomyces europaeiscabiei genome window below encodes:
- a CDS encoding nuclear transport factor 2 family protein produces the protein MGTSTSPAFDTEALRRGTEEANAATLTSLYADDAELRVVDRNTQPSHPKVMHGRAQIGAMYDDVCSREMTHKVEQCVVQGDQVAFTESCEYPDGVRVLASSMISLRDGKIIDHTMIQAWDE, from the coding sequence ATGGGCACCTCGACGAGCCCCGCCTTCGACACCGAAGCGCTGCGCCGGGGCACAGAGGAAGCGAACGCGGCGACACTGACGTCGCTCTACGCGGACGACGCCGAGCTGCGCGTCGTCGACCGCAACACCCAGCCCAGTCACCCCAAGGTCATGCACGGCCGGGCCCAGATCGGCGCGATGTACGACGACGTCTGCAGCCGGGAGATGACCCACAAGGTCGAGCAGTGCGTCGTCCAGGGCGACCAGGTCGCCTTCACCGAGTCCTGCGAGTACCCCGACGGGGTACGGGTCCTGGCCAGCTCGATGATCTCCCTGCGCGACGGCAAGATCATCGATCACACCATGATCCAGGCCTGGGACGAGTAG
- a CDS encoding aldehyde dehydrogenase family protein, with the protein MAMTRDLLIGGKDVPATSGRTAEDLDPYTGEVYATVAAAGPEDVRRAVDAADAAFEEWAALTPFARRAIFYKAAELLEGRGDQVADIMAREAGGTRPWAYFNVALAANILREAAAAITAPRGEVLSSQKEGVLSLAVREPLGVVAAFAPWNAPVILGVRAVAAPLAAGNTVVVKPSEDAPIACGLLVADVFREAGLPDGVLNVVTNAPEDAAQIAEALISDERVRAVNFTGSTGVGRIIGEHAARHLKPAVLELGGKNAVIVLADADVDYAVDAVTFSVFMNAGQICMSGDRILVHESLAEEFAQKFAAKVATLQAGDPNHPHTVVGPLVDADAAQRIAALVKDAVAKGATVLTGGGQPEGAVHPATVLTDVPKDADLYYQESFGPLCVLQAFTADDEAVALANDTDNGLSCGIITENATHGLAVARRIRTGIVHVNDQSVADEPMVPFGGVKASGYGRFGGRWGIEAFSNTRWVTIATQQAHFPF; encoded by the coding sequence ATGGCCATGACCCGTGACCTTCTGATCGGCGGCAAGGACGTGCCCGCCACGTCCGGCCGCACCGCCGAGGATCTCGACCCGTACACGGGGGAGGTGTACGCGACGGTCGCGGCGGCCGGGCCGGAGGACGTCCGGCGGGCCGTGGACGCCGCCGACGCCGCGTTCGAGGAGTGGGCCGCGCTCACCCCCTTCGCCCGGCGCGCGATCTTCTACAAGGCCGCCGAACTGCTGGAGGGCCGGGGCGACCAGGTCGCCGACATCATGGCCCGGGAGGCGGGCGGCACCCGGCCGTGGGCGTACTTCAACGTGGCGCTCGCGGCGAACATCCTGCGCGAGGCGGCGGCCGCGATCACCGCTCCGCGCGGTGAGGTCCTCAGCAGCCAGAAGGAGGGCGTCCTGAGTCTCGCGGTGCGCGAACCGCTGGGCGTGGTGGCCGCGTTCGCGCCGTGGAACGCCCCGGTCATCCTCGGCGTACGGGCCGTGGCGGCACCGCTGGCCGCCGGCAACACCGTCGTCGTCAAGCCCAGTGAGGACGCGCCCATCGCGTGCGGGCTGCTGGTCGCGGACGTGTTCCGGGAGGCGGGGCTGCCCGACGGCGTGCTCAACGTGGTCACCAACGCGCCCGAGGACGCGGCTCAGATCGCCGAGGCGCTGATCTCGGACGAGCGGGTGCGCGCGGTGAACTTCACCGGCTCCACCGGTGTCGGCCGCATCATCGGCGAGCACGCGGCCCGTCATCTCAAGCCCGCAGTACTGGAGTTGGGCGGCAAGAACGCCGTCATCGTGCTCGCCGACGCCGACGTGGACTACGCGGTCGACGCCGTCACCTTCAGCGTCTTCATGAACGCCGGGCAGATCTGCATGTCCGGCGACCGGATCCTCGTCCATGAGTCGCTGGCCGAGGAGTTCGCGCAGAAGTTCGCCGCCAAGGTCGCCACGCTCCAGGCCGGCGACCCGAACCACCCGCACACGGTGGTCGGCCCGCTGGTCGACGCCGACGCCGCCCAGCGGATCGCGGCGCTGGTGAAGGACGCCGTCGCCAAGGGCGCCACGGTGCTCACCGGGGGCGGGCAGCCGGAGGGCGCGGTGCACCCGGCAACCGTGCTCACCGACGTCCCCAAGGACGCCGACCTCTACTACCAGGAGTCCTTCGGACCGCTCTGCGTCCTTCAGGCGTTCACCGCCGACGACGAGGCCGTGGCCCTCGCCAACGACACCGACAACGGCCTGAGCTGCGGCATCATCACCGAGAACGCCACTCACGGACTGGCCGTCGCGCGCCGGATCCGCACCGGCATCGTGCACGTCAACGACCAGTCGGTGGCCGACGAGCCGATGGTCCCCTTCGGCGGCGTGAAGGCCTCCGGCTACGGACGCTTCGGCGGTCGCTGGGGCATCGAAGCGTTCTCCAACACCCGCTGGGTGACCATCGCCACCCAGCAGGCGCACTTCCCCTTCTGA
- a CDS encoding TetR/AcrR family transcriptional regulator has product MAGRPRQPTGRYGGRSAAERRAERRGRFLDAGLQLFGDSPGFRGTTIAGLSEAAGLSTRQFYEEFRTLEDVLAALHLQVNDWAEEAALTGLAAADGQSIAERATAAFRAYAANVTGDPRRLRITFTEIVGVSPRMERRRLERRSRWIDFICAEAAAAAERGEAVPRDYRIAATAFIGSVNGLLHDWQAGWVDATLDEVVDELVGLLLGILRPAGWRPEGNEGAVR; this is encoded by the coding sequence GTGGCGGGCAGGCCCAGACAGCCCACCGGCCGGTACGGGGGCAGGTCCGCGGCGGAGCGCCGGGCCGAGCGCCGAGGCCGTTTCCTCGACGCGGGCCTCCAGCTCTTCGGCGACAGCCCCGGCTTTCGGGGAACCACGATCGCGGGACTGAGCGAGGCCGCCGGACTGTCGACCCGTCAGTTCTACGAGGAGTTCCGCACCCTGGAGGACGTGCTGGCCGCCCTCCACCTCCAGGTCAACGACTGGGCGGAAGAGGCCGCGCTCACCGGTCTCGCCGCGGCGGACGGGCAGTCGATCGCCGAGCGCGCCACCGCCGCGTTCCGTGCCTACGCCGCGAACGTCACGGGTGACCCGCGCCGACTGCGCATCACCTTCACCGAGATCGTCGGCGTCAGCCCCCGCATGGAGCGCCGGCGCCTCGAACGCCGCTCCCGCTGGATCGACTTCATCTGCGCCGAGGCCGCCGCGGCCGCCGAACGCGGCGAGGCCGTCCCTCGCGACTACCGCATCGCCGCCACGGCCTTCATCGGCAGCGTCAACGGCCTCCTCCACGACTGGCAGGCCGGCTGGGTCGACGCGACCCTCGACGAGGTGGTCGACGAACTGGTCGGGCTGCTCCTGGGGATACTGCGGCCGGCGGGATGGCGACCGGAGGGGAACGAAGGGGCGGTTCGGTAA
- a CDS encoding cellulase family glycosylhydrolase, producing MSNVADMSRLRTRLLGVLVLVTGFLTTAVPIQPASALTDELWFDSQAAATLTVEGGRFKDGLGREVVLRGYNVSGETKLKENNGLPFASVSDAKKSATALRALGGGNSVRFLLSWAYAEPVRGQVNTTYLAAATAQMGAFLDAGIRVYPDFHQDLYSRWLFDPDSWYTGDGAPKWAVDLGNYPDEYCGICPFWGQNITSNAAVTKSTYDFWHNTYGVQDSFLDTAQKTMAYVKSNLTSAQFQGVVGFDPWNEPHPGTLDSGQTSRTWEKDVLWPFYVKFRARMDAAGWQSKPAFVEPNLFWNANIDFQKQEGGLLDAGTIGPRYVFNTHFYDQKAISGVFMWGKAEDGQYVNDFGAVRDRATAGGTTAIVSEFGHPLAGSVSDKAPTVYKAMYQALDSRVKGASWWANPASSGPVLSGSQWQWDIYWGRHHELMNDNPDKVQVEGDAWNGEDLSAVRLDDSGTAVLRQDARMLDRIYPSATAGSTVAFTYEDRSRDGSTTLTWNPVPSSLPNVSSLVGSGQYSLLVWRSDGSTEPTELHLPASFPTASTTVVSDLGVTAAPPAYTTSTPIAAAKEPGGTGSRRLLLTAADTGKLHYALVTNGATAPSATQLSAARTELSNWLTAEFS from the coding sequence ATGTCGAATGTGGCGGACATGTCAAGATTGCGCACTCGTCTGCTCGGTGTCCTGGTACTCGTCACCGGCTTCCTGACCACGGCGGTCCCCATCCAGCCCGCCTCCGCTCTCACTGACGAACTCTGGTTCGACTCGCAGGCCGCGGCCACCCTCACTGTCGAGGGCGGCCGCTTCAAGGACGGACTCGGCCGCGAGGTCGTCCTGCGTGGCTACAACGTCTCGGGTGAGACGAAGCTCAAGGAGAACAACGGTCTGCCCTTCGCCTCGGTCTCCGACGCGAAGAAGTCGGCGACCGCGCTCAGGGCACTCGGCGGCGGCAACTCCGTCCGCTTCCTGCTGTCCTGGGCGTACGCGGAACCCGTGCGCGGGCAGGTGAACACCACCTACCTCGCGGCGGCCACCGCACAGATGGGAGCCTTCCTGGACGCGGGGATCCGCGTCTACCCCGACTTCCACCAGGACCTCTACTCCCGCTGGCTGTTCGACCCGGACAGCTGGTACACCGGCGACGGCGCGCCCAAATGGGCCGTCGACCTGGGCAACTATCCCGACGAGTACTGCGGGATCTGCCCGTTCTGGGGCCAGAACATCACGTCCAACGCGGCCGTGACGAAGTCGACGTACGACTTCTGGCACAACACCTACGGTGTCCAGGACTCCTTCCTCGACACCGCCCAGAAGACGATGGCGTACGTGAAGTCGAACCTCACGTCCGCCCAGTTCCAGGGCGTCGTCGGCTTCGACCCGTGGAACGAGCCGCATCCCGGCACCCTCGACTCCGGACAGACCAGCAGGACGTGGGAGAAGGACGTCCTGTGGCCGTTCTACGTCAAGTTCCGTGCCCGGATGGACGCGGCGGGCTGGCAGTCCAAGCCGGCCTTCGTCGAGCCGAACCTCTTCTGGAACGCCAACATCGACTTCCAGAAGCAGGAGGGCGGACTCCTCGACGCGGGCACGATCGGACCGCGCTACGTCTTCAACACCCACTTCTACGACCAGAAGGCGATCTCCGGCGTCTTCATGTGGGGCAAGGCGGAGGACGGCCAGTACGTGAACGACTTCGGGGCCGTGCGTGACCGGGCCACCGCCGGCGGCACCACGGCGATCGTCAGCGAGTTCGGACACCCGCTGGCCGGCTCGGTCTCCGACAAGGCGCCCACGGTCTACAAGGCCATGTACCAGGCGCTCGACTCCCGCGTGAAGGGTGCGAGCTGGTGGGCGAACCCGGCCTCCTCCGGCCCGGTCCTCTCCGGCTCCCAGTGGCAGTGGGACATCTACTGGGGCCGCCACCACGAGCTGATGAACGACAACCCCGACAAGGTGCAGGTCGAGGGCGACGCCTGGAACGGTGAGGACCTCTCCGCGGTGCGCCTCGACGACTCCGGTACGGCCGTGCTCCGCCAGGACGCCCGGATGCTGGACCGGATCTACCCGAGCGCCACGGCGGGCAGCACGGTCGCCTTCACCTACGAGGACCGGTCGCGCGACGGTTCCACGACACTGACGTGGAACCCGGTGCCCAGCTCGCTGCCGAACGTCTCCTCGCTCGTCGGCTCCGGCCAGTACTCCCTGCTGGTCTGGCGCTCGGACGGCAGCACCGAACCGACCGAGCTGCACCTCCCGGCGTCCTTCCCCACCGCGTCCACCACGGTGGTGTCCGACCTCGGGGTGACGGCCGCGCCGCCGGCGTACACCACGTCGACACCCATCGCCGCCGCCAAGGAACCGGGCGGCACCGGCAGCCGCCGCCTGCTCCTCACCGCCGCCGACACGGGCAAGCTCCACTACGCCCTGGTCACCAACGGCGCGACAGCTCCGTCCGCCACGCAACTGAGCGCGGCACGGACGGAGCTGTCGAACTGGCTGACCGCTGAATTCAGTTAG
- a CDS encoding YncE family protein — MTVARTPRRFRPRHLGAVVSALALTASAAASATPASAAPASAAADLREVMFVGNNWEGTADVIKSSGDFAKVGRVNVIPDKDARIAEINADPIRWIAYMTIRNSVGEGHDQYVDDMYSTPDGSSMVVSRPSFADVVSINLTTGAINWRFPVSGYRSDHMAVSPDGKRVAVSASTSNTVHVLDIVTGKQLGSFKTGDKPHENIFTSDGKYVWNMAIGDVNTQTDAPWLDWTKGDRKITVVDTSTFQQVKVIDMRERLNAIGLSDYSDAVRPAAFSPDETKLYFQVSFFNGFFEYDIATDKITRTKTLPKSAGVSDDRTTFVNDSRHHGLTMKPDGTKLCIAGTMDDYATVVDRATLQEGPLVPVSKPYWSTVSGDGKSCVVSESGADQVTAIDFATGKKTVSVAVGDHPQRVRLARVPANWTGPSAN, encoded by the coding sequence ATGACCGTCGCCCGCACCCCCCGTCGATTCCGGCCCCGGCACCTCGGTGCCGTCGTGTCCGCCCTCGCGCTGACCGCCTCCGCCGCGGCGAGTGCCACCCCGGCAAGTGCCGCCCCGGCGAGTGCCGCGGCCGATCTGCGTGAGGTGATGTTCGTGGGCAACAACTGGGAGGGCACCGCGGACGTCATCAAGTCCTCCGGCGACTTCGCCAAGGTCGGCCGCGTCAACGTCATTCCCGACAAGGACGCCCGGATCGCCGAGATCAACGCCGATCCGATCAGGTGGATCGCCTACATGACGATCCGCAACAGTGTGGGCGAGGGCCACGACCAGTACGTCGACGACATGTACTCCACACCGGACGGTTCGTCGATGGTCGTCTCCCGCCCGAGCTTCGCCGACGTGGTCTCCATCAACCTGACGACCGGCGCCATCAACTGGCGTTTCCCGGTGTCGGGTTACCGCTCCGACCACATGGCCGTCTCCCCCGACGGCAAGCGCGTCGCGGTCTCGGCCTCGACGTCGAACACCGTGCATGTGCTGGACATCGTCACCGGCAAGCAGCTCGGCTCGTTCAAGACCGGCGACAAGCCGCACGAGAACATCTTCACCAGCGACGGCAAGTACGTCTGGAACATGGCGATCGGCGACGTGAACACCCAGACCGACGCGCCCTGGCTGGACTGGACGAAGGGCGACCGGAAGATCACAGTCGTCGACACGAGCACGTTCCAGCAGGTCAAGGTGATCGACATGCGGGAGCGGCTCAACGCCATCGGGCTGTCCGACTACTCGGACGCGGTCCGCCCCGCCGCGTTCTCGCCCGACGAGACGAAGCTGTACTTCCAGGTGTCGTTCTTCAACGGCTTCTTCGAGTACGACATCGCCACCGACAAGATCACCCGCACCAAGACCCTGCCGAAGTCCGCGGGGGTCAGCGACGACCGTACGACCTTCGTCAACGACTCGCGCCACCACGGCCTCACGATGAAGCCGGACGGCACCAAGCTGTGCATCGCGGGCACGATGGACGACTACGCGACCGTCGTGGACCGCGCGACTCTCCAGGAGGGGCCGCTCGTCCCCGTCTCCAAGCCGTACTGGTCGACCGTCAGCGGTGACGGCAAGTCCTGTGTGGTCTCCGAGAGCGGCGCCGACCAGGTCACGGCGATCGACTTCGCCACCGGGAAGAAGACCGTGTCCGTCGCAGTCGGCGACCACCCGCAGCGAGTGCGTCTCGCGCGGGTGCCCGCCAACTGGACCGGACCTTCGGCTAACTGA
- a CDS encoding glycosyltransferase: protein MTAGSRGDVAPYTGLGHGLVRAGHEVTLVTHARFEPLVAGSGVAFHAMPVDPREELESARGQGLHRSSTGAGKLYRAAEMARGLVGRMAGDLVAAARASDVLLLAGTLAPLGHTIGLGLSIPSMGVNLQPLAPTREFAPPMTGVRSWGPVGNRVAGHAVNTAVEWIFAEEVRRLRAEYGLPHTGRVAARRARERLGRPVFHGFSPRVVPRPGDWRTGLDVTGYWWPYDREDRLPAPLLDFLDAGPPPVFVGLGSATVPDPGRMSGEIVRALRAAGLRGVIQRGWGELRGEGEDMFTVGEVPHSLLFPRMAAVVHHAGAGTTAAGLRAGVPAVPVPVQFDEGFWAARLVALGVSPGTVPLRGFTAAALQSALRRATTDPSYRRRAAALAEELRAEDGVRPVLTAVDRLAG, encoded by the coding sequence ATGACGGCGGGTTCCCGGGGTGACGTGGCCCCGTACACCGGGCTGGGACACGGGCTGGTGCGGGCCGGGCACGAGGTCACGCTGGTGACGCACGCCCGGTTCGAGCCGCTGGTGGCCGGCTCGGGGGTCGCCTTCCACGCCATGCCCGTGGATCCGCGGGAGGAGCTGGAGTCGGCGCGCGGGCAGGGACTGCACCGCAGTTCCACCGGCGCCGGGAAGCTGTACCGGGCTGCGGAGATGGCCCGGGGTCTGGTGGGGCGGATGGCCGGTGACCTGGTGGCCGCCGCCCGAGCCAGTGACGTCCTGCTGCTGGCCGGCACCCTCGCGCCGCTCGGCCACACCATCGGCCTGGGGCTGTCGATCCCGAGCATGGGTGTGAACCTCCAGCCCCTCGCGCCCACACGGGAGTTCGCCCCGCCGATGACCGGGGTCCGCTCCTGGGGCCCGGTCGGCAACCGGGTGGCCGGGCACGCGGTGAACACGGCCGTCGAGTGGATCTTCGCGGAGGAGGTGCGCAGGCTGCGTGCCGAGTACGGGCTCCCGCACACCGGCCGGGTGGCCGCGCGCCGCGCCCGGGAGCGGCTGGGCCGGCCGGTGTTCCACGGCTTCAGCCCCCGGGTGGTGCCCCGCCCCGGCGACTGGCGGACCGGGCTGGACGTCACCGGCTACTGGTGGCCGTACGACCGTGAGGACCGGCTGCCCGCCCCGCTGCTGGACTTCCTCGACGCCGGGCCGCCCCCGGTCTTCGTGGGCCTGGGCAGCGCGACCGTGCCCGATCCCGGGCGGATGAGCGGCGAGATCGTACGGGCCCTGCGGGCGGCCGGGCTGCGCGGGGTGATCCAGCGGGGCTGGGGCGAACTGCGGGGCGAGGGCGAGGACATGTTCACCGTGGGCGAGGTGCCGCACTCCCTGCTCTTCCCGAGGATGGCGGCCGTCGTCCACCACGCGGGCGCGGGCACCACGGCGGCGGGCCTGCGCGCCGGGGTCCCGGCCGTGCCGGTGCCCGTCCAGTTCGACGAGGGCTTCTGGGCCGCCCGCCTCGTCGCCCTCGGGGTGTCCCCCGGAACCGTACCGCTGCGCGGCTTCACGGCCGCGGCGTTGCAGTCCGCACTGCGACGGGCGACCACCGACCCGTCGTACCGCCGCCGCGCCGCGGCTCTGGCCGAGGAACTGCGCGCGGAGGACGGGGTGCGGCCGGTCCTGACCGCGGTGGACCGGCTGGCGGGCTGA